Within the Rosa rugosa chromosome 2, drRosRugo1.1, whole genome shotgun sequence genome, the region atttcaccaagctgaagaatgtatgggctgaaattgatcagaagcgtccttgcaagatcaagaatcaggaagatcttgtgtggtaccagaaggagaaggagctaGAAAGGGTTCATGTATTCCTGAGAGGTCTTGATGAGAAGCATAGTAGTGCCAAGGGAGAATTGCTCAGAATGACAGACCCTCCTAGTTTGACCACAGCTTTTACATACATCCGCGAGGATGAGTCTCAGCAGGAAAGTGTCAAACAAGCACAGGTTGAAGTATCTAGCCTAGCCATTCAGGCCAAGTCACCAGCACCTTTCATTCAGGCCAAGTCACCGGCACCTTTCCTTCAGCAGCAGAGTTCAGCCCCACTTCATCAGCAAGGTTTCCCACAAGGTTTCACCAACCGCCCTCATCCTCAATGTACTTATTGCAACGACCTTGGGCATGTTCGGGAGACTTGTTGGAAGTTGAACCCACACCTTAAACCTAAAAAGCAAGGTTATCGACCTAAGGGGAAAGCGGCTGCGGTTCAGTTGGTCCCAGAACCAGATTTCTATGGTGTGGCTGGACAAGATCATCATACAGCAGGTAGAGCTACTCCTACAGCCTCTATAGCtggtcgaggtaaaattggtatggctttaaaggtctctaactttgttggttctgatacatggattattgattctggtgcctccgatcatatgacttatgacaaatcatactttactgaattgtcttccccaccagtgtcctatgtaaccaatgccaatggtgaggcctttcctgtgttagggtcagggtcagttcgtattactcccaccttggaacttcataatgtgttatatgtgcctgacttgtctccccatttgatatctgttccccagttgaatactgagtctaaatgctccgtaaccttttatcctatgtatatgatttttcaggatcttctcaccagggagataaTCGGTCtggggtatctgaggggcaggttgttccatctggatcagacatacacaggagagaaaccaggagcacCGTCCCGCGCCGCTTTGACTTCGAGttctgataagctaagtgaaatttggttgtggcatcgccgtttagggcatccttcttttagtcttatgagaaaaaccatgcctacttTGTTTATTGGTGTGAATGCGTCtattttacattgtgaaacatgtggTTTGGCAaagagtcatcgtgctacttattctcctagtatttctaataaaagtgttactccttttgagttgattcattctgatgtttggggaccttctagaGAACCCACTGTATCGGGTATGAGATACTTTGtattgtttattgatgattgtacaagattgtcatgggttgctcttcttaaaaccaaagaAGAAGTATTTCCAGCTTTTCAAACCTTTCgcacacttgttcaaacacaataccatagcaccattaaagtccttcgttctgacaatgggggagaatatgttaatcatgttttccaagagtttttcaaaacccatgggattgttcaccaaactacatgtccacaaacaccagaacaaaatggtgtgtctgaaaggaaaaaccgtcatttacttgatatggctcgcGCCCTcctctttagtgctcatatgcctaagtatctttggggcgatACCGTACATGCttcctcccatcttatcaatcgtcttccatccagtgtccttcagggaaaaattccatttgaagttcttgcatctcatgtcgccctaccttcatttcataatcttccagctcgtgtctttggttgtgttgcttttGTCCATGTCCCTAAAAACCAAaggtctaagttggatgcccgggcacttaagtgtgtgtttgttggtTACGGAGGCTATCAAAAAGGgtacaagtgctatcatccacctaccaagaagtactatgtcactatggatgttaccttctttgaggacatgagttatttttcctcttcagatacagctcttcagggggagaattcatattttgaagaactgtatcatggagagggggaggaatcagaaggaggagaagaagaagtcacACAGGCAGGAGGTATTTTGACGGATCCAGATGAGACCATCAGCTCACCACCTCTTGAAGCAGTAGCTCCAAACATCCACACACCAGTTTCTATGGCTGAAAATGAAGCTGAACACGCAACTGCCCCTCCTGCCATCGcttctacccctgacccacagcttcctggtactgaagatcactcatttgaggtatgtccgcccactagtactagtagtagtgagtctaatgttgagcaatatgtgttaccaaataggacAACTCGGggtcaatcagccaaaagatatgaacctactcttactgccaaatcaaaatacccagtagccaattatatgtccaccaggaggttgtctaagtcatatgaatcatttgtgaatcaaatatctgctgtgtcagtacctaacaaagtgcaggatgcattgggggatccaaagtggaggaaggcaatggaggaagagatggaggcgttgcagaagaacaatacttggcaacttgtgcctccaccacaaggcaagaaggctataggttgtcgttgggtgtttaccgtgaagcataatgcagatggatcagtgaatcggtacaaagcacgccttttagcaaaggggtttactcagacgtatggtatagactatgatgaaacatttgcccctgttgccaagatgaacactattcgggttctgctctcatttgctgctagtttaaactggccactccgacagtttgatgtcaagaatgcatttcttcatggagagttagccgaggaagtgtacatgagccttccacctggatatgtagttgcttctcctggtgattttgtctgtagattgagaaaatctctgtatggtctcaaacagtcacctcgtgcttggtttggaagattttcacagttcatgcggaaggttggttacaggcagagcaactcagaccataccttgtttctcaagcatcaacaagggaaggtaatagctctaattatttatgtggatgatatggtaatcattggtaatgatactgttgagatggatagactgcagagacagctagcctctgagtttgagatgaaggacttgggtgagcttaagtacttcttaggaattgaggtagccagggggagagaaggaatctatctgtgccagaggaagtatgttcttgacttgctgtcagagacaggtttgttggattgcagaccttttgatactcctattgagcagaaccattgtttagctgagtatccagatcaggtacctactgatcgagctcgctatcagaggttagttgggcgcttgatttatttggctcatactagaccagacgttgcatatgcagtgagtgtggtgagtcagttcatgcataatccgagtgagagtcacatggatgctgttatgcgaattctgaagtacttgaagtcagctccaggaaggggagtactgttttctaaacacaacaacatcCTTGAGGTTTGTGGtttcacagatgcagattgggctggaaatatcaCAGACAGGAGGTCAACatcaggttactttacctttgtgggaggtaatttagttacatggaagagtaagaaacagaaagttgtggcacgttctagtgctgaagccgagtatagaggtatggctcacggagtgtgtgaattgctgtggctgagaaatctgttacgtgatctgggtttcaaactcaaaagtactatgcagttgtattgtgacaacaaggcaaccattgacatatcacagaatccagtacaacatgatcgtactaagcatgtggaggttgatcgtcactttataaaggagaagctagatgccaaaattattagctttccttttgttccgactgaagagcaacttgcagatgtacttaccaaaggagtttccTGGAAGGCGTTctatgactcactaagcaagttgggcatggttgatgtgtatgcgccaacttgagggggagtgttagcgtgagtcatggcTTAACATTAGGAATagaatatattgtaattatttCATAGTTAGTACTTACCTATTATATTCCGGTAATCTTCTTTATATACCTCCACTGTGAGACGAATAAGATATCAGAAAGTTCATTCTCTCAATCTTGTCTTATTTAACTCCTTTCACTCCTTCTCAGTCTTTCAGATTCTCACCTTCTCTACTTCTCTCAGAGATCAAATTAACCTACTTCTGTCAGTCTTCCTCTTCAATTTCAGGCAATCAATCAATTGATATAATATTCAATTTGGTGGGTTTTGATTTAGCAGTGGATTGAAGATTTCGTGGTCAGATGAACATTGCGGTCGAAATCAATTGCTCTGGTATGCTATGAAACTGAGAGTGAACGAGGAGTAAGAAAGAATTGCTATTTTCCTTTACAGATTGTAATGTTTTCCCTGTTTTGGGCacccaaaagtccaaaacatATGTGGTGAGCTTGATTCAATGACTCCGTCGCTCTCACACTGAGACAGAAAATGCAGAGTGGCATAGCAGCCGCAGAAACAGTTGGTCACAACGAAGACCTCCTCAAACAGCTCCTCCTGCGCTTACCAGCTCGATCACTCATCCGCTTCAAATGCGTCTCCAAACTTTGgctctctctcatctccagCCCCAAATTCTGCGAATCTCACACCCTCCAAAACCCAATCCCTAAATTCTCCTCCGCCACAACAGACGCCACAACTTGGTTCATCTCTCTCCTTCCTAACCCCAATCTCAACTTCATCCCGGACCCACAAGGCCTCATGATTCTTCAGTCCTGCAATGGCTTGCTTCTGTGTACTTCTCCCGCAGATAAATTCACAATCTCCAGACAATTCAAATTCTATGTTGTCAATCCCACAACTAGCCGATTCTCGGAAATAGCTCTTCCACCTCCCTCTCCTACTAAACCCGAACCCGCAAGGCTCTTGAGTGTTGCTTTGGCTTTTGATCCTTCCAAATCGCTTCATTATAAGCTGGTTTGCGTTTCTGGCTCCAGTACCGTCTCAGTCCATCGGGAGATTGAGATTGAGATATATTCGTCTGAGACTCGAACCTGGAGGGCTTGTAAGTCTGCTCATATGAGGTTTCCAACAATTGGTGAGTTCCTACCTGGTGTATACTGCAATGGGAGGATTCATTGGTTCAGCAGATTTTGTTGGTTGGTTCACTATGACATAGATGAAGGGCATTATGGAGTGGTGGGTCTTCCTGGTCACGATTTTTCGGTGGAAAGGGAATGCATTTGTTTTGGGGAGTCTGGTGGCCGTTTGCATCTTATTGAGATGTATGGGAATGGGATTGGTCTAAACAAGCTTCATGTGCTGGAGATGGGGAAGGACTACTCTGGCTGGTTTGTCAAGTACCGGGTTGATCTTAATCTCATGACAGCCTTTCCTTATACTCCTGCTGCATCCTGTcatccatttttctttcttgatgtAGAGGAAAACGAGGAACAGAATCCAGTTATTGTGCTGCGCATAGGTGATAAGTTCATCTCCTATAACATCAGGGATAAGAGCTGTAAGACACTTCGTGATTTGTTCTCACATCCAGTAATTGGATGGAGAGATGCCTATCAATATATGGAGACTTTGGCTTGTGTGTAAATGGTAATTGTATTCCGATCTCTTTTTTCTGTTCAGCTTTTACTTGTGAAAACTAAGAATGTTTGGTATTGACTAATTTCATTTGGCTCATCAATCTAATAGTATCTTGAACTTGTAAGTGGACTAACTATGTTTTGTGATTGTCATACTTAAAAGTAAGGGTGCACCAAGATCTTCATTGGGGCGGATTGTTGGCTTTAGATAATTATGCATATTTTGATACTTTACATTTGCTTATTAAACCGGCCAAGTTTAGAGATGCTGAATTTAATGTATAGCTAGACTGCTTTTTTTGTGATGCAGAAATTTTGCCTCTGCAATTTAATCAAGGTGTTTTACACATCCTCTTGTATGGGATAGAAAAGACTACTAATGTTATTAAGCATACTGCAAAGGTCACGTCACATAATCTGAAGAATAAGACTTTCAGTAGGCTCTCTTAGTCTCAGTTGGCTCAATGTGGCACCAAGATAAAGGGTTTTGTACAATTATGATCTTTTTCTAAAGGTTGGGTGAGATAAATTCTCATTGTAGGTGCTAAACTTCTCAAGAAGCCATTAGGTTAAGCTTCCATGAGTCCAACGCATCTTTGGACTGCTGGATTATTGTCAGTACGTTGGGATTTTGGCCAGTATTTGATGATACTTAGATCTTGATCATTGATATGTGTGTTAAAGTACATGGTAATATCACTCCTGTTGTTATTTTTCTGGTTTGATCTATAGTATTATTATCATGAGCGTGATTCTAGTTACGAGGCCTTTCAAATCCCATGAACGCTTTGCTCAAAACTCATAAATAAAAGAACATCAAGGCCATAGCTCCTACATTTTTCATCTCTGTTGGACTGAATGCTAGCTCTTACAATTGAAGAGggggtattaaaaaaaaaaaaaaaaaaggttctaggatatacagtttttttttttaaatttatttatttatttttatttgtctcTAATTCTTAGAATGTAACTGATTCATTCTTATTTTCAATGACGTAACTGATTCATTCTTATTTTCAAACCTGGATTGTTTTTGTTGGAGATGCGGTGACAGAAGCTAAGGAATTCTTCACATCTGGTAAAAATTCTGAAGCATAGAAAATTGACATTTTGTGAAAGCTTTGGGAGCTAGTTATTTGCAGTTTTTGTTTGCTCATGTGTAAGTTGTTGAAGTATCAGGGATCAATTTGCCATCTATGATTTGGAACTCCAGCATGATTACAAATGATGTGTAGTGCTCTTCTAGGATTAGGATAGGAAGCATGTGTCATTTGTCACATGATTGTCTCCATAGATTTTAGACTTtaagaaaagggaaaattttgcaaacagtacaccaactaaagaccactaataagttttatacataaagtttcaaaccgagcactttggtacacgaaatctgaagccCGACTCACTATatagacacgacgtcaatgacgccgtttaCTCTTATGTCATTACTCATTTACAAGAGGGTAATTTAGTACTTTTCCTCCCTCTTAAAGTGAGCCGCGACGGGAGCACTTGCTTACATTTCTTATTTTATTCTTTCTGACTCTCTCTGATTTGCAGACTAACATTTGTAATTCAAGAGGAAGATTAGGCGACCTCATTGGGAATAAGGGCAACAGTCGGGGCTCCGATTCCCTCGGCGTCGTACTTGGCGACAAACCCTTTTTCTTTGATCGCTGTCTCTTCGGTTAAACGGGTTGGATATGAGAGGCGTGACGGGGCTGAGCACCAGCGCAGGAAAATCGAGAACGCTCGGCGACAAAATCTTCGGGTTTCTCGGCGAGAATCCgaagttgttgttgttgttggaatttAACACTAGGATTGGGATTAGAGGGTTCAACAAGAGATTCTTCATGGCGTTGTTGCGGCGCTCGTAGAGCTTGAAGCCGGACGAAGGTGGTCGGGTATGTTAGCGGAGTCGGATCTGGTCATGGGTTTCGGGGGTTGGGCGATTGGGGTTATTGGGGATGCTTGGAGTCCAttgttgttattgttgttgGAGGTGTGGCTGTTTGGGGATGGGAGAGCGTTTGGGTTGGTGTTGGTCGCTCTTCTGGGAGAGGTTTCCATAGATGAGCGTCTGATTACAGAGAGAAATGAGTGAGgagaaaaaaagaggaagaagaagaaggagaagagagagagagattgatgagatgAGAGACCCCTGTTGTTATCTTGTGCTGCTTTGGTTTGGTAAGAAATTACCGGGATTGCGATTAGATGGTTTCGGCGGAGAAGCTTGAGCATCGAAGGGTGCccagcgagagagagagagaaagagagggtgagctctgggtgcccaaagtaagagagagagagggtgctcagagtaaaaaCTTGAAGAGACCAAATTACCCTTCAAATTAGGCCAGGTGGCACTGAAACTAACGGCGTCATAGACGTCGTGTCTAGATAGTGGGTCGATCTTCATATTTCATGTACCAAAatgctcggtttggaactttatgtatagaaattattagtggcctttagttggtgtactgtttgcaaaattttcccttaaGAAAACATGAATTTATTGTGAAGCACCCGAGACTAGTTAGTTATTTCTATCTCATAACTGCTTGCACCAGGTAGATACCTGATTCATTTTGCTGATATTGTTCCATAAATTGCCTTGCTATTTTTAACCTTTTGGCCTTCAGTATGTGTTTATTGATTGTTATGGTTTTGGGCACATCAGTTGTACTCACCAGAATTGTTCTCATActtgatatgtgtgtgtgtgcgtgtattttttttttttcctgagcaATCCCCACACCCGCTTCGTAGGTCCTTATATATGATCCACGTGATATAACAAATTGAGCTGCCTCCTTAGCTCGCATGCTTTCAGTGCTAGTTTAAGTTGTGTGGGGGATATGGGGAACCTCCTTTGGCCTCGATATTTGTTATTAGCTTCATTGGTTTAGGGATTGTAATTTTACTGATAAAATGCCTGTGGCAATCGAAGCCCCAAAAGCAGCAAGGTGGATTACTAGTAAGTAGTAACACTACTCATTGACACCTTCAAAACAAGTTAAACAACCAGTTTTTTGCCAGGCAACGCAAAAGATTTGATCATCAGGCCATCTCTTGTAATTGGGTTTAAAGGGCCATTTCCTAAATTGTAGTCCCTTTTTAATCTCCAACAACAACCAAGAAAAAGGCTAAAGGACTATAAAAGGGCCAAAGGGCTTAGAAAATGGCCAAATGTTACCCTTTGGCTAGCTCAGGCCAAATTTAAAGGGACTAAATGAATAGCTAGGATTACATGCAACcactaattaatttttttttttttgtttttttcttatcaaaacataaaaattttcaaaatctcatttttcctataaatacaTACATCATTTCTCTATTATTTCACACCTTCTATTTTCCTTTATAATTCACCTCAACATAGATATTttttatcaaaaacaaaaacaaaaacaaatacggTTACAAAGGACTAGAAGCGGTTTCGTGCTTGGAGGTTTCTGAGGTTGTGTTGCTCCGTTCGGCGACCCGTCCCTGTGACGTGGTCGTCGTACTCGTCGATGTGGTAGGTTTCGTTTGTCAAGTAAAGGCCGGATTCCGAGTGGCGACGGGGACAGGAAGAATCGGAGTTGGAGCACTGTGTTTTGGCGGCCATGTCTGCAACCACCAACGTGGGTCACCCAGGCCGGCATCCCACTCTTCCCGGGACTTTGGCGGTCTGGTGAAGGGCTGAGTTCTGGATCTACCTGGCTACTGGGCACCATGGAGGACCACCGTGTTTGGAGATCTTTGGCGTTCTTGCAACGTCGGTGTT harbors:
- the LOC133733941 gene encoding F-box protein At5g07610-like isoform X1 codes for the protein MQSGIAAAETVGHNEDLLKQLLLRLPARSLIRFKCVSKLWLSLISSPKFCESHTLQNPIPKFSSATTDATTWFISLLPNPNLNFIPDPQGLMILQSCNGLLLCTSPADKFTISRQFKFYVVNPTTSRFSEIALPPPSPTKPEPARLLSVALAFDPSKSLHYKLVCVSGSSTVSVHREIEIEIYSSETRTWRACKSAHMRFPTIGEFLPGVYCNGRIHWFSRFCWLVHYDIDEGHYGVVGLPGHDFSVERECICFGESGGRLHLIEMYGNGIGLNKLHVLEMGKDYSGWFVKYRVDLNLMTAFPYTPAASCHPFFFLDVEENEEQNPVIVLRIGDKFISYNIRDKSCKTLRDLFSHPVIGWRDAYQYMETLACV
- the LOC133733941 gene encoding F-box protein At5g07610-like isoform X2, whose translation is MQSGIAAAETVGHNEDLLKQLLLRLPARSLIRFKCVSKLWLSLISSPKFCESHTLQNPIPKFSSATTDATTWFISLLPNPNLNFIPDPQGLMILQSCNGLLLCTSPADKFTISRQFKFYVVNPTTSRFSEIALPPPSPTKPEPARLLSVALAFDPSKSLHYKLVCVSGSSTVSVHREIEIEIYSSETRTWRACKSAHMRFPTIGEFLPGVYCNGRIHWFSRFCWLVHYDIDEGHYGVVGLPGHDFSVERECICFGESGGRLHLIEMYGNGIGLNKLHVLEMGKDYSGWFVKGKRGTESSYCAAHR